GCCCGGCCATTTGCTAGCCGCCCTCATTAAGTCCCAGCAAACGGCCGGACCGTTGGCCCTACAATTCATTGGTTTTCTTGGGCCCAGCCCGTTGGGCTGGTCTAGGTAAACGTCCGGGGCTTTGCCCCTAAATACAAACGCGCAACTTCAAAACTTCGGCCTTATCCTTCCGGTCACGTGTGGATGCGTAGCCTCTTTCGAGGATACGAGCGATCGGCAAGAATGAGTGGCTTACGATTTCCGACGCCAAATCCGTGGCAAAATTCTCTTTCCCAGTCCGACGCAGTGCCAAGCGAACCATCCACTCCCACCGGAAAGTCAGCGATCAACGCGTTTCTGATTCACGCGGCAATGATATTGCATCGCTACGGAACGCCCTCGCACCGGCTCGAGCGTGTGATGACACAAGTGGCATCATCGTTGGGGGTGGAAGCGGTGTTTCTGTATACGCCCACAGCACTGGTGATCTCGATCACCAACGGAGCCAACGAAGAGACGGTGGTTCGCCGCGTGGATTCACGCGAAATGCATGTCGACAAGCTGTTCCAAGCCGACGATGTCTTGGGAAAGCTCGAGCGGGGCGAAATCACGATCAAAATCGCCGCTTCACGTCTTCGCGAGATTGATCACAGCGAACCGACGTATCGGTTCATTCCCTTTGCGATTGCCTGCGCGACCGGCTGCGGCGTGCTAGCTACGCTGTTCCAAGGTTCGCTCGCCGAAGTGTTGGCCGCGATGGTGATTGGATTGGTCATCGCCGTGATCGAACGGACAGCCGAACGATTCAGTGGCGAACCAAGCCTACTGCATCCAATCTCGGGTTTTGTGGCAGCGATCTTGTCGCTTGCCATTGCCCGCTTCGTCGTCCCGATTGATGACCGCTTGGTCACGCTCGCGGGGTTGGTCGTGCTGCTGCCAGGACTCCGGCTAACCGTCGCCCTTACCGAGTTGGCGGTAGGGCATTTGTCGGCAGGCGTGGCGAGGCTCGCCGGCGCGATTGTGATGTTATTTACATTGCTGCTGGGCGCCGCGATCGCTTGGCGTTTTGCACTCCCGTGGCGTGACATCCCAGAGAAAATTGCGGTCACAGGAACCTATTGGCAATGGATCGCGTTGTTGATTGCTCCGATGGCGTTTGCCATCATCTTTCAAGCTCGCATGGCTCAGTGGCCTGCGATCTTCAGCGTATCGATGCTGGGAATCTTGGTCCTTCGCTCGGTGGATCCTCACTATGGCTCGGAAGTCGCCTCGTTCTCCGCAGCACTGGCGGTTGGATGTGGCAGCAACCTGTACGCTCGTTTCCGTGGTCGTCCCGCGTTGATTGTGCAAACCCCCGCAATGATCATCCTGGTTCCAGGGTCGTTTGGCTATCGATCGCTGATCGCGATGTTGGACCACGAAACCATCGCGGGTATCGAGATTGGTTTTCACACCGTGATGATTGCGATGTGTTTGGTCGGTGGGTTGCTGATGTCCAACGCGTTGGTGCCACCGAACCGCATTCTTTAATCCAAAGTGGCCGCCATGGAAACCTCCGCTCAACAGCTGGACGATGCCTATCGGCAAACGATCTATTGGTGCGAATTGCCGGAACAATCCGTTGCAATTCGCATTGGCCACACACATCCCGTGCTAGACGATGCACTGCGAAACGAAGCGGTGAACGAGTGGGCCTTCATCACCGCCTATAACCCTCATTCGACTCTAAAGACGCCGCCACAAAATCGTGCAACGAACGAGCAATTAGAGTGCGAGATCGTCCGTCTCGGCTACTCCTACTGGCACGGCACCGGCATCGACCCCAAGGGGCAATGGCCGCCTGAGGCCAGTTTTTTGGTCGTCGGAATCGATCATTCCACCGCAGCCGATATCGGCAGGAAATACCACCAGAACGCGATCGTCATCGGACGTGTCGGTGGTGCTGCGGAATTGCTCTTTTTGACTTCTGCACCTGGATGTCGCTGAAGACTCTACCCACCGTCCCCCAAAGCGAGGAATGTCAAATTAATAAGTGACGCAATCGCTCCTTGTTAGCCTTCACTCATGAATCGAATTTCGTTACTAGCCGGCGGATCGGTGATCGTCTTCGTCATTTGCATGGCGTTGCTGTTTGCTACCGATGGAGACCGGACTTCGGATGGCGGTTTCGATTCGCGGCCTTTGATGCTGTACTGCGCCGCCAGCAACCGAGCGGTGATGGACAAGGTCATCCGGGATTACCAACTCGAGTTTCAGCGGCGAATCCATGTCCAATACGGCCCTTCGCAAACCTTGTTGTCATCGATTGCCGTCAGCAAGACGGGCGATTTGTTTCTGCCTGCGGACGACAGCTACTTGAAGATCGCGGAACAGAAGCAGCTTGTCGTACAGCAATTCCCGATCGCGATGATGCATGCCGTGGTGGGTGTTAGAAAAGACAACCCTCACTCGATTTCTAAACTCGACGACTTGCTGCAAGACGACATTCGCTTTGTTCAAGCGAGTCCCGACTCGGCCGCGATCGGCAAGGTGACTCAGACGGCACTGAAGCGTCTGGGACGCTGGGACGCGATCGATGCGGCGACCATTGGATATCGCACTTCGGTCAACGAGGTGGCGAACGACATCGAAGCAGGGTCCGCCGACGCGGGCATCGTTTACGACGCGGTGCTGCACACCTATCCCAACCTCTCGTTCGTCCGGATCGCAGAACTCAAAGACGCCGCTTCGCAGGTTTCGATCGGAATCATCGCAACGACTCGGCATCGCGAAGCGGCGGCGCACTTTGCCCGCTACGTTTCCCGTAGTGCTCGCTCGCGCGAGCACTACAAGAATTACGGCTTTGACACCAGCCAATGAACGGGTAGCAGCTGTTTCGTTACAGTTAAAAATCAGGGTGCAAGCCGTCAAGACTTTCGACGCTTAGCTGAGAAAACGAAACTCTTGACGAGTTCCGCTACCCTAAAATCAAGCTGTAACACATCACTACTGAACAGGTACGAGCTTGGCATTCACGCCGAGGGTTCCCTTCGCTGCCGACGTGCTCTGATCCAAAACAAACGGCCCAAATTGCCGATCGAGATGCAGCATCAGCACGGTATCGGATCCAGCGGCCAAACGTCGCTCGGGTTTGAAGTCGGATGCGTAGATCGCCTTCTTTGACACACGCACTTCATCGATCTTGCCCAGGAACGGACGCGTGGGTTGCCCCTGCGTGTCGGGATCAGCTCCGATGAACAGTGGCAATTTGTTGGTCGTTCGCTTGCCGGTGGCCTTTTTGGAACCGGCAAGGGCTCCGTTGATGTACAACTTCACTTCGCTTCCGTCATAGACGCCGGCCAAGTGAGACCACTGGTTCACCGGCAACACATCGGTGGCTTTGGCACTGTAGTATTTGCCTTTTAAATTCACATCAAATTGTGGCACGCCCTCATCCATAAAGAACGCGAACTCACTCTGCTGTGTCTTGGCAATCAATCCGCGATGGCCGGCGGCTTGAACCGGGTTCACCCAAGCTTCGAGCGTGAACGGTCCGTTGGGGAGCTTCAGTTCCGAAGAATCGACTCGCACGGCAGATCGCTCATCGACAACGTTCAAACAATGATTCTCGCTGCCGCTGAAATAGTCGGCTGGAACCGCAGCCAGCTTCATCGAAACGGGAGTCGAAGTCGGCGGCAAATTAATCCGTGTCGATTGGCCCACATAGTGAAGATCCATGCGGATGCGTGGGTTGGTCAGTTCGGACTGCAAATCCGCTTTGCGTTGCAACCCGAACGACATTTGGATTGTTTTCCCTGCTTCAATCTCGAGATGTTGATGATCGAGCGTCGTGATCCAATCTCGGTTCACGGGGTCCAGTGACGCGGTGACTTCGATCGGTTGGGCCGAAGTGTTTGTCAACGAGAACGTCAACTCGCCCGACGCGGATCCGTCGATTTGCAAGGTGAGATTGTTGTCAACCTCTACAGGCCGAATCTTGCGTGCCTTGTCGACATCGGCAAGAAATTCGGGAGTGAATTCGGTCGGATCGATGACCGAACCGACAGGCAATGCCGCCACCGTGACACTTTCTTTACGAACCGTCACCACGTTCAAGTGATGCAGGTAACCGGCCTCCGGAATATCGGCCGACAAATGGCCCCCGGTGGTCGCCAAAGTGTAATAGGCGATCCCGTCTTTGGGCCCATCAAAACGCATGTGATGAATGTGCCCGGCGAAAACGGCGCTGACGTTTCCCGCATCCTTCAAAATCCCGTGAACTTCATCCCAATTGCCATCGGTATAACCGGCGCCGATCCAGCGTGGGTGATGCAGGAACAAAAAGACGTGGTCGAGATTTTTGTGCTTTTCGAGCGACTGACGCAAAAAGTCAAGCTGCTCGGGGCTCATCTTTTGCAATCGGCCCTCGTTGAATCCTTTTTCGTTGGTGGCCGCGTCCCCTTCGTCACTGTACAGCACCACAAACCCAGCGTTCTTGTGCTGGAATGTATACCACAACGGCCCGAAATGTTTTTCGTAATTGGTTTCATGTTGGCCTTGGGGAGCTTTGCCCTCACCGCGCCAATAGACGTCATGATTTCCCGCGACGGGAAACCACTGCATCTTCAAACGATCCATGATCTCTTTGTACTCAGCCATCTGTTCCATCCACAACGGCGCGTCGTTGTAGCCTTGGATCAAATCGCCCACGGTCATGACCAAATCGGGATCAAGCAAATTGGTATCGATGACCGCTTGTTCGAGCACCTTCAAACCTGCAGGCACACCTCCGGTGCGATCGCCATACACGACGAAGTGAAAGACATCCTCTTCTTTAGCCAGCGGCAGAACTCGCGATGATTTGCGGGTCGTAAAGAATTTACCCGCTTCACCGTGACCATGACTCTGGCTGTGCACATGAGGATGCGGGCCCTCATGAGCGTGGGCGTTTGGAAGACACAGAATTAACAGCGAGAAAACGGAGCAATGCAAAAGTAGTCGTGACATCTTGTTCGTTAGACCATGGGGAGAGAGAGGGGGGGTAAAGGAAGGGATGGGGCGAGACGCGAGCCATCCCATGATACCTAAAATTTTCGTCGGCCACCGAGCAGCAGGTTTGCAAGCGGTGTTACGAGGCGGACTTGGTCGTTCCGTCGCCGCGGAGATCAAAATTGAATGTCGTCTGCGAATCAGAGACGCTGACCTTCAATTCGGATTTTTCGTTGTAAGTCACGGGAAAACGCTCGGTTCGCTTTGCTTTCGGGGCACTTGATTCGGACTCGGACTCTTCCTCGTCTTCTTCGCCTCGTTCACCCGTGCTGGCGACCGTGCTGATTCGCACCGTCTTGGGACCTTGCGTGACGCCAGCGGTTTTGCTGTTGAATTTCAATTCGTAATGGCCTGATTCATCAGTCGTGCCATAAGAAAACGTGCGATCGTCCGCTTCAAAAAAGACGACGGCGCCTTCGATCGGTTCGCCATCGAGCGTCACCGTTCCCGAGACAGGAACCAGTCCGATGCTGGAGTAGTCGGCATCCAGCGATCCGCCGCAACCGAGAGTGGAAAGCACAAGCACGATACACGCGGTAGCGATGAACGCGGTGGCTTGTAAATGAGGACGCATTCGATTTGACTCCTTCACTGAGCGACAGCACGTTCGCAGCCTGCGGTCGCCCAGAGATGCTTTGGTTGGTTTGATTTTAAATGAAAGGACTTTTTGTGCTGTGTTTAGTACTCGGTGACGATTTCGTGACCATCTCGCGACCCGATGGCCTTGTACGTTTCCATGTCGAGCGAATCGGTGATGAAACGAACCGAACCGTCGCTCATCGTAAAATGAGCTCCGCCAATGTGGTAACTGCCAAAGGAAAGCTCCATCAGATAGCCGCTGGTGGTCGGTGCTTGGCGAATCGCATTGATTTGGGCGATCGTGGTGCCGACGACTTCCGAGAATTCCGTACCGCCGGTGCCGCCATCACAGCGACATGGATCGGCTTGCGGTGAACCGATATACCAGTAATCCATCCCTTGGCCGTCTTTGACAAATTCCGGGTCGGTATAGGATTCGCCGATCATGATCGTGTTGGAGGTTCCGTCGATGATGTCGCGAAACTTGGTTTTACTACAGGCATAGAAAATGCCGTCTTGGTCAAGATTTTCGAGGCCCTTGGTTCCAGCCACGGCGGTGCTTGTATCGTCGGAACTCGATTCGGTCCCCGCGCTACCGCGATAGCTGCCGGGAACACGCTCGGGGATTCCGTTGTAATTAAAATGTTCCTTCAGCGCCATGCTGGGACATCGATAGGTCGGGATCACCGTGCTGACGGCGATCTCGTTAGGCGAACCATCCGCGTCCCAGTTCCCAGGTCCGCTCTCTTGAAAGATCAGCGTTTGGTACAGATTGGCTTGCTCGATTTGTGGCAAGATATGACCGCTCCAGGTCATTCCGCGGTTATCCCAGCCGTAGGGAAAAACGCGAAAGGTATCGTGATAAGTGTGCAGCCCTAAACCAATTTGTTTCAAGTTGTTGCTACAAGACATCCGCCGCGCCGCCTCGCGAGCAGCTTGCACTGCGGGCAATAGCAATCCGACTAATACGCCGATGATCGCAATGACAACCAACAGTTCAACCAGCGTGAACGCGCCACGCAATTGGCGGCCGGGAAGTTTCGCGGAAGTAGGATTCCACTGCATGTTTTTCTTCATTCCATTATGGGGGATTTCAATGAAAACGTATGGGCGTTTTCGTTGCATTTCTCTTTTCAAAAACCAGATCACAGTGATCTGAATCGGCGGAAGAATAGAGACACGCGATGAGGTTTCCGTCAACGAAATGTGAAGGAATCGTGTAGCTGACCGGATCCACCGAAGAGCCCCCCGGCAGCGAAAAACGCGGCAAAAAGAAGGGCAATTCCAAGTCGCACTAAGGCAACCACTAAGTGGAAATCCAGCGCAATAGTCCGCAGGCGAGCCTTCTACGGCGGGGCGTGAAACTGCCGAGAAATATTTGTGACGGTTCCACGAAATGGTGGTCCGAAAAAGAAACCTCTCGGACTGAAGAGAGCATCCGGCGCAAAACGAACTCGTTAACCCGCGGGCCGCTTCGCAATTAACATCACAATGGTGACGTGAGACGTCCGGTTAAGGATGCGAATCAATCGCGGTCGTAGTCGGGGTTGACGAGATTCGGGGGGCGTTTGCCGAGGCAACCGGCGAGACAATTCTCTACCGCCAACTCGCCCATCTTGCTGCGAGTGGCGATCGTGGCGCTGCCGAGATGTGGGGCAAGCACCGTGTTGTCGAGCTCGAACAGTTCCGGTTCAATTTCCGGTTCGTTTTCAAACACGTCCAAACCCGCACCCGCGATCGTATCGGTTTGCAGCGCGCGGACGAGCGCTTTTTCATCCACGACCGGACCGCGGGCGGTGTTGATCAGGTAAGCCGTTGACTTCATTTGACCAAGCCGCCGCTCGTCAATGAGATGCTTGGTCCCTTCGGCCAAAGCCACATGCAGCGAGACAAAGTCGCTTTGCGCGAGCAATTCGTCAAGTTCGACATACTCGACGCCAAGTTCGCGTTCCTCGTCGGGCTCCATTCGCGTGCGGTTCCAATACAACACCTTCATGTCGAAGCCTTTGGCCCGCTGGATCATCGCGCGGCCGATCCGTCCGAGCCCAACCAACCCCAACGTGCTGCCGCTGATATCGAGTCCTAGATATTGCAGCGGAGCCCAGCCTTGCCAATGCCCGCCGCGAACATAGCGATCGCCT
This genomic stretch from Novipirellula caenicola harbors:
- a CDS encoding D-glycerate dehydrogenase, whose translation is MSDLPRIFLTRELPPATMKRLKESSQLTMNHEDRSLSKQELLEGLQGVDGLLCQLTDIIDDEVLASNPNLKVVSNYAVGFNNIDVAAATKRKIAVTNTPGVLSDSTADMAWALMFAVARRVVEGDRYVRGGHWQGWAPLQYLGLDISGSTLGLVGLGRIGRAMIQRAKGFDMKVLYWNRTRMEPDEERELGVEYVELDELLAQSDFVSLHVALAEGTKHLIDERRLGQMKSTAYLINTARGPVVDEKALVRALQTDTIAGAGLDVFENEPEIEPELFELDNTVLAPHLGSATIATRSKMGELAVENCLAGCLGKRPPNLVNPDYDRD
- a CDS encoding DUF1559 domain-containing protein; this translates as MQWNPTSAKLPGRQLRGAFTLVELLVVIAIIGVLVGLLLPAVQAAREAARRMSCSNNLKQIGLGLHTYHDTFRVFPYGWDNRGMTWSGHILPQIEQANLYQTLIFQESGPGNWDADGSPNEIAVSTVIPTYRCPSMALKEHFNYNGIPERVPGSYRGSAGTESSSDDTSTAVAGTKGLENLDQDGIFYACSKTKFRDIIDGTSNTIMIGESYTDPEFVKDGQGMDYWYIGSPQADPCRCDGGTGGTEFSEVVGTTIAQINAIRQAPTTSGYLMELSFGSYHIGGAHFTMSDGSVRFITDSLDMETYKAIGSRDGHEIVTEY
- a CDS encoding DUF3293 domain-containing protein, which codes for METSAQQLDDAYRQTIYWCELPEQSVAIRIGHTHPVLDDALRNEAVNEWAFITAYNPHSTLKTPPQNRATNEQLECEIVRLGYSYWHGTGIDPKGQWPPEASFLVVGIDHSTAADIGRKYHQNAIVIGRVGGAAELLFLTSAPGCR
- a CDS encoding carboxypeptidase-like regulatory domain-containing protein, with translation MRPHLQATAFIATACIVLVLSTLGCGGSLDADYSSIGLVPVSGTVTLDGEPIEGAVVFFEADDRTFSYGTTDESGHYELKFNSKTAGVTQGPKTVRISTVASTGERGEEDEEESESESSAPKAKRTERFPVTYNEKSELKVSVSDSQTTFNFDLRGDGTTKSAS
- a CDS encoding threonine/serine exporter family protein, yielding MSGLRFPTPNPWQNSLSQSDAVPSEPSTPTGKSAINAFLIHAAMILHRYGTPSHRLERVMTQVASSLGVEAVFLYTPTALVISITNGANEETVVRRVDSREMHVDKLFQADDVLGKLERGEITIKIAASRLREIDHSEPTYRFIPFAIACATGCGVLATLFQGSLAEVLAAMVIGLVIAVIERTAERFSGEPSLLHPISGFVAAILSLAIARFVVPIDDRLVTLAGLVVLLPGLRLTVALTELAVGHLSAGVARLAGAIVMLFTLLLGAAIAWRFALPWRDIPEKIAVTGTYWQWIALLIAPMAFAIIFQARMAQWPAIFSVSMLGILVLRSVDPHYGSEVASFSAALAVGCGSNLYARFRGRPALIVQTPAMIILVPGSFGYRSLIAMLDHETIAGIEIGFHTVMIAMCLVGGLLMSNALVPPNRIL
- a CDS encoding LamG-like jellyroll fold domain-containing protein, yielding MSRLLLHCSVFSLLILCLPNAHAHEGPHPHVHSQSHGHGEAGKFFTTRKSSRVLPLAKEEDVFHFVVYGDRTGGVPAGLKVLEQAVIDTNLLDPDLVMTVGDLIQGYNDAPLWMEQMAEYKEIMDRLKMQWFPVAGNHDVYWRGEGKAPQGQHETNYEKHFGPLWYTFQHKNAGFVVLYSDEGDAATNEKGFNEGRLQKMSPEQLDFLRQSLEKHKNLDHVFLFLHHPRWIGAGYTDGNWDEVHGILKDAGNVSAVFAGHIHHMRFDGPKDGIAYYTLATTGGHLSADIPEAGYLHHLNVVTVRKESVTVAALPVGSVIDPTEFTPEFLADVDKARKIRPVEVDNNLTLQIDGSASGELTFSLTNTSAQPIEVTASLDPVNRDWITTLDHQHLEIEAGKTIQMSFGLQRKADLQSELTNPRIRMDLHYVGQSTRINLPPTSTPVSMKLAAVPADYFSGSENHCLNVVDERSAVRVDSSELKLPNGPFTLEAWVNPVQAAGHRGLIAKTQQSEFAFFMDEGVPQFDVNLKGKYYSAKATDVLPVNQWSHLAGVYDGSEVKLYINGALAGSKKATGKRTTNKLPLFIGADPDTQGQPTRPFLGKIDEVRVSKKAIYASDFKPERRLAAGSDTVLMLHLDRQFGPFVLDQSTSAAKGTLGVNAKLVPVQ
- the modA gene encoding molybdate ABC transporter substrate-binding protein translates to MNRISLLAGGSVIVFVICMALLFATDGDRTSDGGFDSRPLMLYCAASNRAVMDKVIRDYQLEFQRRIHVQYGPSQTLLSSIAVSKTGDLFLPADDSYLKIAEQKQLVVQQFPIAMMHAVVGVRKDNPHSISKLDDLLQDDIRFVQASPDSAAIGKVTQTALKRLGRWDAIDAATIGYRTSVNEVANDIEAGSADAGIVYDAVLHTYPNLSFVRIAELKDAASQVSIGIIATTRHREAAAHFARYVSRSARSREHYKNYGFDTSQ